Below is a genomic region from Dehalococcoides mccartyi.
CGGAAGCGGCTGATTTCATTGCCGGTGGGTGAGACCAGATGAACGGCACAAGCCAGACACGGGTCAAACGAGCGGACAATGCGAACCAGCTCAAACGGATTATCGTTATCACGTACCTTAGTACCGACAAGAGCCTGCTCAACAGGACCGTAAACACCCTGATTATCTTTGGGTGAACAGTTCCAAGTGGAGGGCACTACGCACTGGTAGTTGCTTATCTTGTGGTTTTCAATCTTTATCCAGTGGCCAAGAGCACCGCGGGGAGCTTCCCAGAGACCCATGCCTTCGGCACTTTCGGGTATTTCGTAATCAGCGCACACAGGTTCGCCAATCTTGAGTTCCATAGCCCACTTGACCATTTCATCAGCTACGATCTTGCATTCAAGGGCACGGGCGGCATGTCTGCCGAGTGTGCTGAAAAGGGCGGCAGGGCCGGCACCGAAATGAGCCAAGGTATCGTTTACCATCTTCTGAACCACGGGGTCACCGGCTACGTAGTTAACCACCATACGAGCCAGAGGGCCTACTTCGTAGGGGGTATTCTCGTATCGGGGGGCTTTCAGCCAGGAATAGCCGTCCGGCTTGGTAAATTCAGGTTCGGTTACTTCGTTCAGGGGGTATTCATTGGTTTCACCGCTGAACCAGCTGTATTTGATTGATTCGGTAATCTTGTTGGGATCAAAGGTGCGGAGTTTCAGGTCAGAAGCGGAGACCACACCCTGAGTGAAGAGTCTCTGGCGGGTAGCCAGATTAGTGCCGTTTGCTTCAAGATCAAACACACCATAGCTGAGCAGATTGCCGCAACCCACACCGATACCGAAGTAATCAGGATAGGTTTCGGCTACTGCAATAACGTCAGGCAGATATACATTGTCAATAAAGTGACGCAGGGTATTCAGCTTGCTCATAAAGTTTGAGATGCTGTCTATGCTGGGGTGTGAAGTAACACCGCCGGCTACCACTGCTACACTGTGCGGCATGCGTCCGCTGTAAATAGCGGAAAGTTCGTGAGCCAGACGGCGCATGTTCAAAGCTTCAACATAATGGGCAACTGCGGCCTGGGCAACCTTCTTGGGAAGGCGGTAATCACCTTCGTATCTGGGGTAGAAGGGAGCCAGCATGGACATATCACCGGCAGCCAGAGCCCGGGCAATAAAATCCTTTACTTTTAAAAGTTCAGGATCAGTACCATCATAATCGGCTACTTCGGTTACGTCTACGAAATCCAGAGCGGCCAGATGGTAAAAATGAACTATATGGGAAGCAATATAGTTAGCACCCTGAATAAGGTTGCGGAGTATCCGCCCGTTATTCGGTATTTTGTCAGCTACGCCAAAGGCGGAGTCCAAGTTTAAAGCGGCGGTAGTGCCGTGGGATGTGGGGCAGACGCCGCAGATACGCTGGGTAATATGAACAGCATCACGCGGGTCACGGTCTTTCATAAATATTTCAAAGCCGCGGAACAGAGTGCCGACACATTTGGCATCTTTAACCTCACCGCCGTCTACGGTGGCTTC
It encodes:
- a CDS encoding nickel-dependent hydrogenase large subunit, encoding MQKIVIDPITRIEGHLKIEATVDGGEVKDAKCVGTLFRGFEIFMKDRDPRDAVHITQRICGVCPTSHGTTAALNLDSAFGVADKIPNNGRILRNLIQGANYIASHIVHFYHLAALDFVDVTEVADYDGTDPELLKVKDFIARALAAGDMSMLAPFYPRYEGDYRLPKKVAQAAVAHYVEALNMRRLAHELSAIYSGRMPHSVAVVAGGVTSHPSIDSISNFMSKLNTLRHFIDNVYLPDVIAVAETYPDYFGIGVGCGNLLSYGVFDLEANGTNLATRQRLFTQGVVSASDLKLRTFDPNKITESIKYSWFSGETNEYPLNEVTEPEFTKPDGYSWLKAPRYENTPYEVGPLARMVVNYVAGDPVVQKMVNDTLAHFGAGPAALFSTLGRHAARALECKIVADEMVKWAMELKIGEPVCADYEIPESAEGMGLWEAPRGALGHWIKIENHKISNYQCVVPSTWNCSPKDNQGVYGPVEQALVGTKVRDNDNPFELVRIVRSFDPCLACAVHLVSPTGNEISRFRVY